In Hymenobacter volaticus, the genomic window GCGGTGGATTAAGACCTCCGACGGCGTTCCGCTGCATGGGTTGCTGTTCCCGGCCACTAATTCCAAAGGCCTGATCTTTTACCTGCATGGCAACGGTGGCGCCCTCGATAGTTGGGGAGAGGTAGCGCCGTTTTACACGCGCCTGGGCTACGATATATTCATGCTTGACTATCGTGGTTACGGCAAGAGCAGCGGTCAAATTCAGAGCCAAGTGCAGTTTCTTAGCGACGCAGAAACTGCTTATCAGCAATTACTTGAAGAGTACCCTGAGAGTCAAGTGATACTGCTTGGCTACTCTTTGGGTACCGGAGTGGCGGCGTGGCTTGCGGCTCAGCATCAGCCCAAATTGCTAGTGCTGCAAGCACCCTATCCGAGTATGCGCGCTATGGCCCGACACTATTACCCCTGGATTCCGGGATTTGTGGTGCGCTATCCGTTGGCTACTGACAAAGTACTGCCCCGCGTTAAAGCGCCGGTTATCCTCTTCCACGGCGACCAAGACGAGGTTATCGACTATCAGTTGACGCTGCCCTTAAAAGCTGCTCTGAAACCGCAAGACCAGTTTATTACCCTAGAGGGAGCAGGTCACAACAACATGACCAACAATGCGGTATATCAGCAACTGATAGAGCGTATTCTTAGCCACTAGAGCCAGCAACTGGTTGCTTGCCTAGGAGGCTGTTGTTTCTGCTTATGGTATTTGTTTGAAAAGCATTGTTTGCCTTCGCGCCATTATGAGCGCTATTTAGGCGAGCTACTTGGCAGAAGTTTGTTCGAGTTGCTCGAGCACTTGGTCTATTGTCATGCTGCCTTCCACAAATTGGGTAAGCAACGTCCGTTCGTATGGGCTAGGATCCAAGGAAGTATTTTGCGCGAATCGCAACGCCCACGAAACGGCGTATTGCCGCTTTTCCTTGTTCTCCAAAAAGGAAGCTCGAGTAGTATTCATAGGTGCAATGGGGAGGAGGCGAGGAATGCTTATAATACTGCAATATCAACAAAAATACCCCCCCCTATAACTGTATTAATACGTAATTTAAGTTCGTTATATACTTAGTGTCAAATCCTTGTTTTGATACGGGTGAGTAGCTTTTAAGAACTAATCTCAACGTGTGTTAAGATGTAAAATCGTGTTTTTTGGCTTTGGTTGTGCATCATCACATATAATAAAAGTCATAGATGAATTATGGTGGTGGGTGTTATTAAAGCATGATTAAAATTAGAATCAGGCTCGCTCACAATTACTGTAACTATTACTTAGTATAAGTTACTAACCAACTGACCGCCAGAAACTAGGTTTTACTTACCAATGCCTACCCAGCCGCGTTGCATGGCATAGTGTAGGGAAGTGCCTACCAATAGTCCTACTAGATAGCCGTAGGGCAAGCCTGCACAAAGTAAACCGGTCAGTAAGGCTAGCAATAGTCCGGCCCGATCCGCTACAAGGTCGCGGATGAGGGCCGCCAGAGTCAACGATTCAAACAAAAGCAGAACCCCAAGAATGGGGAGCGGAAAGATCTGCACCACTTGCTGAAATCCTTGGCTGAAAAACAGGCCTAGCACCAGAAACAGCACGCCATACAATACCACTGAGCCTCCCGTACGGGCACCGAACGCATAGTGCCCTACCATGCCGCCCGAGCCGTGACAAACAGGAAAGCCGCCCAGGAACGGATTCACTAGGTTCATCAAGGCATACGTGAAGCTGATTTGCTTCACGGTT contains:
- a CDS encoding alpha/beta hydrolase, translated to MKFLISLFALAGLLYLGVCVLLYFKQERLLFFPQKLAKDYQFTFGVPFQERWIKTSDGVPLHGLLFPATNSKGLIFYLHGNGGALDSWGEVAPFYTRLGYDIFMLDYRGYGKSSGQIQSQVQFLSDAETAYQQLLEEYPESQVILLGYSLGTGVAAWLAAQHQPKLLVLQAPYPSMRAMARHYYPWIPGFVVRYPLATDKVLPRVKAPVILFHGDQDEVIDYQLTLPLKAALKPQDQFITLEGAGHNNMTNNAVYQQLIERILSH